The following are encoded together in the Halobaculum limi genome:
- a CDS encoding ATP-binding protein → MSGSDGDGFTPNPYNFLNPVSEEQRFADREEELQEIRRYLSQAAADNYYHIGITGNRAAGKSSLLNRVEEVADEGDHLAVKISLDSQIVQDQLKFFKELLDSIMAEGADKGVIGDSLLDSFRNKVESLDPDVEVSLGYGSTYLRAMQSQNPDPDIPQRVLSDDLEDLYEKVASNGKKSIVLLLDEADLLSKNDAILQKIRNVFSDIDGYNLVLSGTEELFERTDEVFSPMSRLFKRISLGPFESQEKTKECITKPLSEDEEEDLDDQCVGEIHGITGGSPYEINLIAHHMYRRYNEGADEITLTPEVLDDVAEELDRIRESGHHEIADDVKRLLPNQLQVLVSLLEFPRVPKEWLVEFCLLDRVETIEPDNLSSVRSSKEHTIDSLSNQGMIQEDEDGNLSFAGSEFDKTYLKYYAASEGVIDDVGEFRPGMMGSTVQNLYQKLVEEIFLTDEFSEYRVHTVFDRGAEVGERLGEEMDVGEGKQLFMLTANLTVPAGESRAIVEFSPDEREKFYQNLSNATRFRCDVEWMDQGFVSQVRFVDEGESQSERLEDRLNTLGNKLEYLGYDILLEEEVQYYAEAVEASESSNLEAAIQLYEEALEINSSFARAWANKGLMHQNIGETGEALNCYDEALELRPSWAQVLKQKGIILVDEERPEEALSLLEQATDENSGDWNSWHNKGRALMNLGRFEDAVDSFERAKKLNSESPIPVYAEALCHLNLGDFNRAIPHFETLLEDRDQDHSSFPPMSEVNHNYAIALSEVGEYEEALEYYQKVVEEQPGNNQAWYNKAMAEMELGKGEEAIESLKQTGITDALDADLPELSESEIEQLSTPLELEEENSAQEEEE, encoded by the coding sequence ATGTCAGGATCAGACGGAGATGGTTTCACACCCAATCCATACAATTTTCTCAATCCTGTTTCTGAAGAGCAAAGGTTTGCAGATCGGGAAGAGGAGCTTCAGGAAATTAGACGGTACCTCTCGCAGGCAGCAGCCGACAACTACTATCACATCGGGATAACCGGTAACAGAGCAGCGGGCAAATCAAGCCTACTCAACCGAGTAGAAGAAGTTGCAGACGAGGGAGACCATCTTGCTGTTAAGATTTCTCTCGACTCTCAGATAGTGCAGGATCAGCTCAAATTCTTCAAAGAACTTCTAGACAGCATTATGGCTGAAGGGGCCGATAAAGGCGTGATTGGAGACTCTCTTCTTGATAGCTTTCGAAATAAGGTTGAAAGTCTAGATCCAGACGTTGAGGTCTCACTTGGATACGGATCTACCTATCTTCGAGCAATGCAGAGCCAAAACCCCGATCCTGATATCCCCCAGAGAGTTTTGTCAGACGACTTGGAAGATCTATATGAAAAAGTGGCATCCAATGGGAAGAAATCAATTGTCCTGCTTTTAGATGAAGCTGATTTGCTGTCTAAGAACGATGCCATCCTACAGAAGATCCGAAATGTGTTCTCTGATATCGATGGGTATAATCTAGTTCTTTCAGGAACTGAAGAGCTATTCGAGCGAACAGATGAGGTGTTCTCTCCTATGTCAAGACTTTTCAAGAGGATTTCTCTTGGACCGTTTGAATCACAGGAAAAGACCAAGGAGTGTATCACAAAGCCGCTTTCAGAGGACGAAGAAGAAGATTTAGACGATCAATGTGTCGGCGAGATTCACGGTATAACGGGTGGTTCACCCTACGAAATCAATCTCATAGCGCACCATATGTACAGGCGTTACAACGAGGGTGCGGATGAAATCACGCTTACTCCGGAAGTCTTGGATGACGTAGCAGAGGAACTGGATAGAATCCGCGAGTCAGGTCATCACGAGATAGCTGACGATGTCAAGCGGTTACTCCCAAACCAACTTCAGGTTCTCGTATCTCTTCTGGAGTTCCCTAGGGTTCCTAAGGAGTGGTTGGTTGAGTTCTGCCTCCTTGATAGGGTGGAGACGATAGAACCCGACAACCTGTCTTCGGTGAGAAGTAGCAAGGAACACACTATCGACTCTCTTTCCAATCAGGGAATGATCCAGGAAGATGAAGATGGGAACCTATCTTTTGCCGGCAGTGAGTTTGATAAGACCTATCTGAAGTACTACGCAGCTTCTGAAGGAGTCATCGATGACGTCGGTGAATTCAGACCGGGTATGATGGGGAGTACTGTTCAGAATCTCTATCAAAAGCTCGTGGAGGAGATATTTCTAACCGACGAGTTCTCAGAGTACAGAGTACACACCGTTTTTGATCGAGGAGCTGAGGTAGGGGAGAGGCTTGGCGAAGAAATGGATGTAGGTGAAGGGAAGCAGCTCTTTATGCTAACAGCTAATCTGACTGTTCCTGCGGGAGAAAGCAGGGCTATAGTAGAGTTTAGTCCCGATGAAAGAGAGAAGTTCTATCAAAATCTCTCCAATGCTACACGATTTCGCTGTGATGTAGAGTGGATGGATCAGGGATTTGTTTCACAGGTAAGGTTTGTTGATGAGGGAGAAAGTCAGTCAGAACGTCTGGAAGACCGATTGAATACCCTTGGAAATAAACTGGAATACTTGGGTTACGACATTTTGCTGGAAGAGGAGGTACAGTATTATGCTGAAGCTGTTGAGGCATCAGAGAGTAGCAATCTGGAAGCGGCTATTCAACTGTATGAAGAGGCGCTGGAAATCAACTCTTCGTTTGCACGAGCATGGGCAAACAAGGGCTTGATGCATCAGAACATAGGTGAGACAGGGGAAGCCCTCAATTGCTACGATGAAGCTCTTGAACTACGCCCGAGCTGGGCTCAGGTGCTGAAACAAAAAGGTATCATACTTGTCGATGAGGAGAGACCAGAGGAAGCACTGAGTCTTCTAGAGCAAGCTACGGACGAGAATTCCGGGGACTGGAACTCATGGCACAACAAAGGTAGAGCTTTGATGAATCTAGGTAGATTTGAGGACGCCGTAGACTCATTTGAGAGGGCGAAGAAGCTCAACTCAGAGAGCCCTATTCCAGTCTATGCGGAAGCTCTCTGCCATCTAAACTTAGGTGATTTTAACCGGGCTATCCCGCACTTTGAAACACTCTTAGAAGATCGAGATCAGGATCATTCTAGTTTTCCTCCGATGTCTGAAGTCAATCATAACTACGCTATTGCCTTATCTGAGGTGGGAGAGTATGAGGAGGCTTTGGAATACTACCAAAAGGTGGTCGAGGAACAGCCCGGAAATAATCAGGCGTGGTACAATAAGGCGATGGCCGAGATGGAGCTAGGGAAGGGTGAAGAAGCGATTGAGTCACTGAAGCAGACAGGTATTACGGACGCCCTTGACGCAGATCTACCTGAGCTTTCAGAATCTGAGATAGAACAGCTTTCCACCCCTTTAGAACTGGAAGAAGAAAATTCCGCACAAGAGGAGGAAGAGTGA
- a CDS encoding DUF433 domain-containing protein codes for MSKVVETEGVLGGKPRIEGTRVSAEQVYEMHTQKDMSPEEVADILPTVAVEDVKAAIQYMKDRDDSEADVLA; via the coding sequence ATGTCAAAGGTCGTTGAGACAGAGGGTGTTTTAGGCGGTAAGCCTCGGATTGAGGGAACCCGTGTCTCTGCAGAGCAGGTATACGAAATGCACACTCAGAAGGATATGAGTCCGGAAGAAGTAGCTGATATTCTACCCACTGTCGCTGTTGAAGATGTGAAGGCTGCTATCCAGTATATGAAGGATAGAGATGATTCTGAAGCTGATGTACTGGCTTAG
- a CDS encoding DUF5615 family PIN-like protein, whose translation MQGAEAVSTIVLDESIDKIIEEKLEGRGINTLRPKPGISDQEVMQYAVSEDAPVLTRDQGDFIAMDTQMDHPGVLIDKQMHLRDKSLVAKTVSNLLQEHEEELEENVVFISNFYGRF comes from the coding sequence ATACAGGGTGCTGAAGCCGTTTCAACGATTGTACTTGACGAAAGCATAGATAAAATAATCGAAGAGAAATTAGAGGGACGAGGCATCAATACGCTACGGCCAAAGCCCGGTATTTCTGATCAGGAGGTTATGCAGTACGCGGTCAGTGAAGACGCACCGGTTCTCACACGAGACCAGGGAGATTTCATCGCAATGGATACGCAGATGGATCATCCAGGTGTTCTGATTGACAAGCAGATGCACCTTCGAGACAAATCACTGGTAGCGAAAACCGTCTCAAATCTTCTACAAGAACACGAAGAAGAATTAGAGGAGAACGTAGTCTTTATCTCCAATTTCTATGGTCGTTTCTAA